The DNA region AACCCGATCAACGGATGCGCCGCCTGGTTCGCGTACTCGATCACCCCGTCCGCATCGATGATGAGTACCCCTTCCTGCAACGTGTTGAAAATGTCCTCGAACACGCCCCGCTCCCGCGCCAGCCGCTGCACCAGATTCGCCAGATTCACCGAATCCAGCGTGTCCAGACGCCCCAGCACACGATCAAGCGAAGAATGTTTTTTGCCAGCCATCGCCCGCGGTTGTGGCGAAGCCCCCCGCACCGGTCAACGGCGGCTCACCACCCGCCCACTCCGCCTCAATGCGCATGCCCGTCGTGCCCGTGATGCTCATGCCCCGCGCCAGCCGCCCCACCATCTCCCCACATCAGATGCTCATGCATCCAGTGATGCACCGCCGGTTGCCCACGCACGAGCGTGAGCACGCCAAAAACCACCAGCGCCACCCCGCTCGCCCGCACCAGCCAGCGCCGCTTCGCCACACTGATCTTCTGCCCCACGAGCGCCACCGCCAGCAGCCCCGGCAACGTCGCCAGCCCGAACACATACGCGCCCAGCACCACACCCTTCGCCGAGTTAAAACTCACCAAATAAAGCAGTGCCATCAGCGACAGCCCGCACGGCAGAAACCCATTCACCCACCCGATCAACAAACTCTTAAACAACGACTGCGCGCGCCACAATCCTCCCAGCGCTCCGCACACCGCGCTCCCCTGCCACCAGCGCGCGACCACCGGCGGCAGCCGCCACTCCAGCGCATACGCCAGCCCCGCGACGATCATCGCCGCACCTGCGATCGCACCGAGCACCGTCTGGAAATTCTCAATCGATGTCCTCGCCTCTATCCACTGCCCCGCCAGCAGCAGCAAGACTCCAAGAAACACATACGACGTCGCCTTCCCCACTTGATAACTCACCTGCCGCAACACCACCCCGCCAGCCCCTTTTGATCCCGCCGATGCCGCGATCGCGAACGCCCCGCACATCCCCACGCAATGCCCGCTGCCAAGCAAACCGAGCACGAGCACACCGACATAATCACTAAAAAACATTCCGCGTCACCTTTCGCACCCGCCCACCCGCCGCAAACCGAAAGCCACCGCGCCCCCCGTCTATCACCATCATCCGCACCTCGATCCACGGCTGCTAATGACAATCGCTGCTCCCGATACTTCACCCGCCCGACCTCGCGTCCGCACTTCCCTCCTCCGGTCCATCATCCGTGCCCTCCGTGCAATCCGTGGTTAAAACAATATCCCCGCCAGTCCGCCCGTCCACCCACACCGGCCCCCGTTTGCAAACCGCCCTTGCGTGCGTTTGTTCCCCTGTGCAAAGCAATCCGCCCGTGTCCGCTTCCGTCGCATTACCCGGCCTCACCGCCCGT from Nibricoccus aquaticus includes:
- a CDS encoding sulfite exporter TauE/SafE family protein; this translates as MFFSDYVGVLVLGLLGSGHCVGMCGAFAIAASAGSKGAGGVVLRQVSYQVGKATSYVFLGVLLLLAGQWIEARTSIENFQTVLGAIAGAAMIVAGLAYALEWRLPPVVARWWQGSAVCGALGGLWRAQSLFKSLLIGWVNGFLPCGLSLMALLYLVSFNSAKGVVLGAYVFGLATLPGLLAVALVGQKISVAKRRWLVRASGVALVVFGVLTLVRGQPAVHHWMHEHLMWGDGGAAGAGHEHHGHDGHAH